A genomic region of Phenylobacterium parvum contains the following coding sequences:
- a CDS encoding exodeoxyribonuclease III — MRLRLATWNVNSVRLRAGQVTRFLLDQAPDVLCLQEIKCRDGEFPAAEFEAAGYPHMRIRGQKGSHGVAILSRLPLEDAPDLEVCREGHARAVGARVAGIEVQNFYIPAGGDVPDPEANPKFAHKLDFLGRLTAEAARRDPTSALVITGDLNVAPGEFDVWSHRQMLKVVSHTPVELEAMEALRAAGGFTDLVRAAIPDPQKLFSWWSYRAADFRASNRGLRLDHIWISPGLRKAALDGGAEARVHDDVRAWDRPSDHAPVSADFRL, encoded by the coding sequence ATGCGCCTGAGGCTCGCCACCTGGAACGTGAATTCCGTCCGCCTGCGGGCCGGGCAGGTCACGCGGTTCCTGTTGGACCAGGCGCCCGATGTCCTCTGCCTGCAGGAGATCAAGTGCCGGGACGGCGAGTTCCCCGCTGCGGAGTTCGAGGCGGCGGGCTATCCGCATATGCGGATCCGTGGCCAGAAGGGCTCGCACGGCGTCGCCATCCTCTCGCGCCTGCCCCTGGAGGACGCGCCCGACCTGGAGGTTTGCCGGGAAGGCCACGCCCGCGCGGTGGGCGCGCGCGTGGCGGGGATCGAGGTGCAGAACTTCTACATTCCGGCAGGCGGCGACGTTCCCGACCCCGAGGCCAATCCCAAGTTCGCCCACAAGCTGGACTTCCTGGGCCGCCTGACCGCGGAGGCGGCGCGGCGGGACCCGACTTCGGCCCTGGTGATCACCGGCGACCTCAATGTGGCCCCCGGCGAGTTTGACGTCTGGAGCCATCGCCAGATGCTGAAGGTGGTCAGCCACACCCCGGTGGAGCTCGAGGCCATGGAGGCCCTTCGCGCAGCGGGGGGATTCACCGACCTGGTGCGGGCCGCCATCCCGGACCCGCAGAAGCTGTTCTCCTGGTGGAGTTACCGGGCGGCCGACTTCAGGGCTTCGAACCGGGGCCTTCGCCTTGACCACATCTGGATCTCGCCCGGGCTCCGGAAGGCCGCCCTCGACGGCGGCGCCGAGGCCCGTGTCCATGACGATGTGCGCGCGTGGGACCGGCCCAGCGACCACGCCCCGGTCAGCGCCGACTTCAGGCTCTAG
- a CDS encoding response regulator transcription factor translates to MAQPKTLLLVDDNDDLRTELAELLAAGGEFAVVQAADGASGVKAALESRPDLVLLDVDLPDTNGREVCRELRARQIACPVIMLTAADTEAEMVGGLDAGANDYVTKPFRLAVLQARIRAQLRSHEQSEGAVFRLGPYEFRPSAKVLVDGSGRKVRLTEKETNILKYLYRAGEKPVPRDELLAEVWGYNAGVTTHTLETHVYRLRQKIESDPAGGRLILTEGGGYRLAP, encoded by the coding sequence ATGGCTCAACCCAAGACCCTGCTCCTCGTCGACGACAATGACGACCTGCGCACAGAACTCGCCGAGCTGCTAGCGGCCGGGGGCGAGTTCGCCGTGGTCCAGGCCGCAGACGGCGCCTCTGGCGTGAAGGCGGCGCTGGAGTCGCGGCCGGACCTGGTCCTCCTGGACGTCGACCTGCCCGACACCAACGGACGCGAGGTCTGCCGGGAGCTGAGGGCGCGCCAGATCGCCTGCCCGGTCATCATGCTGACCGCCGCCGACACCGAAGCGGAAATGGTGGGAGGGCTGGACGCCGGCGCCAACGATTACGTGACCAAGCCGTTCCGGCTGGCGGTCCTCCAGGCCCGGATCCGCGCCCAGCTCCGCAGCCACGAGCAGTCTGAGGGCGCCGTGTTCCGTCTCGGCCCCTACGAGTTCCGGCCCTCGGCGAAGGTCCTGGTGGACGGCTCCGGCCGCAAGGTTCGCCTGACCGAGAAGGAAACCAACATCCTGAAGTACCTCTACCGGGCTGGTGAAAAGCCCGTACCGAGGGATGAACTCCTGGCGGAAGTGTGGGGCTACAACGCCGGCGTCACCACCCACACCCTTGAGACCCACGTCTACCGGCTGCGCCAGAAGATCGAGAGCGATCCCGCGGGGGGCCGCCTGATCCTGACTGAGGGCGGCGGCTATCGGCTGGCGCCCTAG
- a CDS encoding L,D-transpeptidase family protein, translated as MIFTATSDGRIDIAGREAACVLGRSGVLPAADKREGDGASPLGVWPLRRVLYRPDREAPPATGLPVVALKPDDGWCDAPGDPAYNRPVRLPYPASAEQMWREDRVYDLVVILGHNDDPPVSPMGSAIFLHLVQPDRSATAGCVAVSREDMLDLLARARPGDALAILPATPL; from the coding sequence ATGATCTTCACGGCCACATCAGATGGACGCATCGACATCGCCGGACGCGAGGCGGCCTGTGTCCTGGGAAGGTCAGGCGTACTGCCGGCGGCCGACAAGCGGGAGGGAGACGGCGCCTCACCCCTGGGGGTCTGGCCGCTGCGACGGGTGCTCTACAGGCCCGACCGGGAGGCCCCGCCGGCCACCGGCCTGCCCGTCGTCGCCCTGAAGCCTGACGACGGGTGGTGCGACGCCCCGGGCGATCCCGCCTACAACCGGCCGGTCCGCCTGCCCTATCCCGCCAGCGCCGAGCAGATGTGGCGCGAGGACCGGGTCTATGACCTGGTCGTCATCCTGGGCCACAACGACGACCCGCCGGTCAGCCCCATGGGGTCGGCCATCTTCCTGCACCTGGTCCAACCGGACCGCTCAGCCACCGCCGGCTGCGTGGCGGTGAGCCGCGAGGACATGCTGGACCTTCTGGCGCGGGCCCGGCCCGGGGACGCCCTGGCCATCCTGCCGGCGACCCCCCTCTAG
- a CDS encoding YggS family pyridoxal phosphate-dependent enzyme → MSASPPLDAILSRIAAAAQAAGRSPSEVVLTAVSKQQPWEAVAPVVAAGQRVFGENRVQEALSRWEGRREGLELRLIGPLQTNKVRDAVALFDVIETLDRDRLAVALADAAGRAGSLPRLYVQVNTGEEPQKAGIGPLEADAFLKRVRGELGLQVEGLMCIPPADEPPGPHFALLAKIAARNGLEKLSMGMSGDFETAIAFGATSVRVGSALFGDRAPPAT, encoded by the coding sequence ATGTCCGCCTCTCCCCCGCTCGACGCCATCCTATCCCGAATCGCCGCCGCCGCGCAGGCCGCAGGCCGCAGTCCGTCGGAGGTTGTCCTGACCGCCGTCTCCAAGCAGCAGCCCTGGGAGGCGGTCGCCCCTGTCGTCGCCGCCGGGCAGAGGGTCTTCGGAGAAAACCGCGTCCAGGAGGCCCTGTCCCGGTGGGAGGGTCGCCGCGAGGGCCTCGAGCTGCGCCTCATCGGCCCCCTCCAGACCAACAAGGTCCGGGACGCCGTGGCCCTCTTCGACGTCATCGAGACCCTGGACCGGGACCGGCTGGCCGTCGCCCTCGCCGACGCCGCGGGCCGGGCGGGCAGCCTCCCCCGCCTCTATGTCCAGGTCAACACCGGGGAAGAGCCCCAGAAGGCCGGGATTGGGCCCCTGGAGGCGGACGCCTTCCTCAAGAGGGTCCGCGGCGAGCTGGGGCTGCAAGTTGAGGGTCTCATGTGCATCCCGCCTGCCGACGAGCCCCCCGGCCCGCATTTTGCGCTCCTCGCGAAGATCGCGGCCCGGAACGGCCTTGAGAAGCTCTCCATGGGCATGAGCGGGGACTTCGAGACGGCCATCGCCTTTGGCGCCACGAGCGTTCGGGTGGGTTCGGCCCTGTTCGGCGACCGGGCCCCGCCTGCGACCTAG
- a CDS encoding thiamine phosphate synthase, with translation MFTDPDRTPDPIALALRLPRGTGLVYRAFGAPGRLRTARALAAIARRRGLVFLVGAEAGLAARSGAAGLHLPERLAGMAPRLRRPGWIVTAAAHSTRAARRPGVDAFVLSAVFPSASASAGVPMGALRFAQHVRRASSPVYALGGVNDRTAARLRLTGAAGLAGVGLGSTEQGPMEKGSTDRDAAKTRGGVRT, from the coding sequence GTGTTCACGGACCCCGACCGCACCCCGGACCCCATCGCCCTGGCCCTGCGCCTGCCGCGGGGGACGGGCCTCGTCTACCGCGCCTTCGGGGCGCCAGGCCGGCTTCGGACAGCCAGGGCGCTGGCGGCCATCGCCCGCCGGCGCGGCCTGGTCTTCCTGGTGGGCGCCGAGGCGGGGCTGGCCGCGCGTTCCGGCGCGGCGGGACTGCACCTGCCCGAGCGCCTCGCCGGAATGGCCCCTCGCCTGCGCCGGCCTGGCTGGATCGTGACCGCGGCGGCCCATTCGACCCGCGCCGCCCGGCGGCCGGGGGTCGACGCCTTTGTGCTCTCGGCGGTCTTTCCCTCGGCCTCGGCCTCGGCCGGAGTCCCGATGGGGGCCCTTCGCTTCGCCCAGCACGTCCGGCGGGCGTCGTCGCCGGTCTACGCCCTGGGCGGGGTCAATGACCGCACGGCCGCGCGCCTGCGCCTGACAGGGGCCGCAGGCCTGGCCGGGGTCGGCCTTGGGTCGACGGAACAGGGACCGATGGAAAAGGGATCAACGGACCGTGACGCGGCGAAAACCCGCGGCGGCGTCAGAACTTGA
- a CDS encoding NtrZ family periplasmic regulatory protein gives MVSVSLFLSGSAFRRLSAAVLAGAVMAGAGSAAHADPARKAADFTVRVDQAQRPAGGTSLTWDARKGRWGMTFNVESPQTRETEWTDVKAGAYYRVSPSLRIGGAVSMGDQAAQPEAWRKAAPQQPAPRVRLETAFKF, from the coding sequence ATGGTGAGTGTGTCCTTGTTCCTTTCGGGTTCAGCCTTCCGGCGCCTGTCCGCCGCTGTCCTCGCCGGAGCCGTCATGGCCGGCGCGGGGTCGGCTGCGCACGCCGATCCGGCGCGAAAGGCCGCGGACTTCACCGTCCGGGTCGACCAGGCCCAAAGGCCCGCTGGCGGCACCTCCCTGACCTGGGACGCCCGCAAGGGACGTTGGGGCATGACCTTCAATGTGGAGTCGCCCCAGACCCGCGAGACGGAATGGACCGACGTCAAGGCCGGCGCCTACTACCGCGTCTCGCCCAGCCTGCGGATCGGCGGCGCTGTTTCCATGGGTGACCAGGCGGCCCAGCCCGAGGCCTGGCGCAAGGCGGCCCCCCAGCAGCCCGCCCCGCGGGTCCGCCTCGAGACCGCCTTCAAGTTCTGA
- a CDS encoding DUF3576 domain-containing protein, with protein MPSGTGILKKRLMAGLAIAAATSLGACASNRAAKTFEGQEPAGFNPLSVFEGSGSAEGDRPTISVNGYLWRAALDTLSFMPLASADPYGGVIITDWFVNPEKPDERFKATVYILDSRLRADGLNVALFRQVKGASGAWTDAQVNAQTEIDLENAILTRARQVRLSNVPG; from the coding sequence ATGCCGTCTGGAACCGGAATCCTGAAGAAGCGCCTGATGGCGGGCCTGGCGATCGCCGCGGCGACGTCCCTGGGGGCGTGCGCCTCGAACCGGGCGGCCAAGACCTTCGAAGGCCAGGAGCCTGCGGGCTTCAACCCCCTCAGCGTCTTCGAGGGATCAGGATCTGCCGAGGGCGATCGTCCGACCATCTCCGTCAACGGTTACCTCTGGCGTGCGGCCCTCGACACCCTGTCCTTCATGCCCCTCGCCTCGGCTGACCCCTATGGCGGGGTGATCATCACGGACTGGTTCGTGAATCCCGAGAAGCCGGACGAGCGCTTCAAGGCGACCGTCTACATCCTCGACAGCCGCCTGCGGGCCGACGGCCTGAACGTCGCCCTGTTCCGCCAGGTCAAGGGCGCTTCCGGGGCCTGGACCGACGCCCAGGTCAACGCCCAGACCGAGATCGACCTCGAGAACGCGATCCTGACCCGGGCGCGCCAGGTTCGACTTTCGAACGTTCCCGGCTGA
- the leuS gene encoding leucine--tRNA ligase → MTRYNPKDTEPKWRQAWDESDAFRAGPPDAARPKYYVLEMFPYPSGRLHMGHVRNYALGDVIARYKRARGFNVLHPMGWDAFGLPAENAAMERGVDPKAWTYDNIARMRGELKELGLSIDWSREFATCDVEYYGRQQAWFLDLFEKGLVYRKESLVNWDPVDQTVLANEQVIDGRGWRSGAVVEKRRLSQWFLRITDYADALTDDLKTLDRWPEKVRTMQENWIGRSRGARFSFRFTDPARTEGLEVYTTRPDTLFGAAFVGIAADHPLAAEVAASNPGAAAFIEACRQGAVSEAEIETAEKLGFDTGLKVRHPFDPDQELPVWIANFILMDYGTGAIFGCPAHDQRDLDFARKYGLPVRPVVLPPGADPTTFAVGDEAWTGAGALFNSGFLDGLGIEAAKAAAIARLEADGAGEGATVFRLRDWGVSRQRAWGCPIPVVHCPSCGVVPVPKASLPVAHPADIAFGKAGNALDRHPTWKHVACPACGGAAERETDTLDTFVDSSWYFARFTDVEAAEPIQKAAADYWLPVDQYIGGIEHAVLHLLYARFVTKALSDAGHLSVREPFAGLFTQGMVTHETYRKPGGEWVEPGEVVIEAEGRIRRARLLSTGEPVVIGDAEKMSKSKRNTVSPGEIFEVYGVDAARLFVLSDSPPERDAQWSNAGVEGAWRFVNRVWAEFESQPAGPHAADPADAAAETLRRATHRLTRSMTEAIETFRFNSGIARLYEFLNLLREHKAEGASEALLAERAEALSVFARLIAPFTPHLAEECWARIGGEGMAVFAPWPAFDEALTREAEVTLPVQVNGKRRWEIRAPAGAEPADVEKMVLDDPETARRLEGLTIRKVIVVKDRIVNIVVAG, encoded by the coding sequence ATGACCCGATACAATCCGAAAGACACCGAGCCGAAGTGGCGCCAAGCCTGGGATGAGTCCGACGCCTTCCGGGCCGGTCCGCCCGATGCCGCCCGGCCCAAGTACTATGTCCTGGAAATGTTCCCGTATCCCTCGGGCCGGCTGCACATGGGCCATGTGCGCAACTACGCCCTGGGGGACGTCATCGCCCGGTACAAGCGGGCGCGGGGCTTCAACGTCCTGCACCCCATGGGCTGGGACGCCTTCGGCCTGCCCGCAGAGAACGCGGCCATGGAGCGGGGCGTCGACCCCAAGGCCTGGACCTACGACAACATTGCGCGGATGCGCGGCGAGCTGAAGGAGCTGGGCCTGTCCATCGACTGGTCCCGGGAATTCGCCACCTGCGACGTCGAGTACTATGGCCGCCAGCAGGCCTGGTTTCTGGACCTGTTCGAGAAGGGCCTGGTCTATCGCAAGGAGAGCCTGGTCAACTGGGACCCGGTCGACCAGACGGTCCTGGCCAACGAGCAGGTCATCGACGGCCGCGGCTGGCGATCGGGCGCGGTGGTCGAGAAGCGCCGGCTGAGCCAGTGGTTCTTGCGGATCACCGACTATGCCGACGCCCTGACCGATGACCTGAAGACCCTCGACCGCTGGCCCGAGAAGGTCAGGACCATGCAGGAGAACTGGATCGGGCGCTCGCGGGGCGCGCGGTTCAGCTTCCGCTTCACCGACCCGGCCCGCACCGAGGGGCTCGAAGTCTACACGACCCGGCCGGACACCCTGTTCGGGGCCGCCTTCGTCGGGATCGCCGCTGACCATCCCCTGGCCGCCGAAGTCGCGGCATCCAACCCCGGGGCGGCGGCCTTTATCGAGGCCTGCCGCCAGGGCGCCGTCTCCGAAGCCGAGATCGAGACGGCGGAGAAGCTGGGCTTCGACACGGGACTGAAGGTCCGCCACCCCTTTGACCCCGACCAGGAGCTACCGGTCTGGATCGCCAACTTCATCCTGATGGACTACGGCACGGGCGCCATCTTTGGCTGCCCCGCCCACGACCAGCGGGACCTGGACTTCGCGCGGAAGTATGGCCTGCCGGTCCGCCCGGTCGTCCTGCCGCCGGGCGCAGACCCAACGACCTTCGCCGTGGGAGACGAGGCCTGGACCGGAGCCGGCGCCCTCTTCAACTCCGGCTTCCTGGACGGCCTGGGCATAGAGGCCGCCAAGGCGGCGGCCATCGCCCGCCTGGAGGCGGATGGCGCCGGGGAAGGCGCGACGGTCTTCCGCCTGAGGGACTGGGGCGTCTCGCGCCAAAGGGCCTGGGGCTGTCCGATCCCGGTGGTCCACTGCCCGTCCTGCGGCGTGGTTCCGGTCCCGAAGGCCTCCCTGCCCGTCGCCCACCCGGCGGACATCGCGTTCGGCAAGGCGGGAAACGCCCTGGACCGCCACCCGACCTGGAAGCATGTCGCCTGCCCCGCCTGCGGCGGCGCGGCCGAGAGGGAGACCGATACCCTCGACACCTTCGTGGATTCGTCCTGGTATTTCGCCCGCTTCACCGACGTCGAGGCCGCCGAGCCGATCCAGAAGGCGGCGGCCGACTACTGGCTGCCCGTCGACCAGTACATCGGCGGGATCGAGCACGCGGTCCTGCACCTGCTCTACGCCCGGTTCGTGACCAAGGCCCTGTCCGACGCCGGCCACCTGTCGGTGCGGGAGCCCTTCGCGGGCCTGTTCACGCAAGGGATGGTCACCCACGAGACCTACCGCAAGCCGGGCGGCGAATGGGTGGAGCCTGGAGAGGTCGTCATCGAGGCCGAAGGCCGCATCCGGCGGGCCCGGCTCCTGTCCACCGGGGAGCCCGTGGTCATCGGCGACGCCGAGAAGATGTCGAAGTCCAAGAGGAACACCGTCTCTCCCGGCGAGATCTTCGAGGTCTACGGGGTGGATGCAGCCCGCCTGTTTGTCCTGTCCGACTCCCCGCCAGAGCGCGACGCCCAATGGTCCAACGCCGGCGTCGAGGGGGCCTGGCGCTTCGTCAACCGGGTCTGGGCCGAGTTCGAGAGCCAGCCGGCCGGCCCTCACGCCGCAGATCCGGCGGACGCCGCCGCCGAGACCCTGCGCCGGGCAACCCACCGTCTGACACGGTCCATGACCGAGGCCATCGAGACCTTCCGGTTCAATTCCGGCATCGCGCGGCTCTACGAGTTCCTGAACCTCCTGCGCGAACACAAGGCGGAAGGCGCCTCTGAGGCCCTCCTGGCCGAGCGCGCCGAGGCCCTGTCGGTCTTCGCCCGGCTGATCGCTCCGTTCACGCCACACCTGGCCGAAGAGTGCTGGGCCCGGATAGGCGGCGAGGGCATGGCCGTCTTCGCCCCCTGGCCGGCCTTTGACGAGGCCCTGACCCGGGAGGCCGAGGTCACCTTGCCTGTTCAGGTGAATGGCAAGCGCCGCTGGGAGATCCGGGCGCCCGCCGGGGCCGAGCCGGCGGATGTCGAGAAGATGGTGCTTGACGATCCCGAGACGGCGCGGCGACTTGAGGGCCTGACCATCCGCAAGGTGATCGTGGTGAAGGATCGCATCGTCAACATCGTGGTCGCCGGATGA
- the lptE gene encoding LPS assembly lipoprotein LptE, with product MSPLAAALRGAGFASVLLLAGCGFTPLYATPDLGAGLAAVEVTTPEGRAGALLREQLDDALGRRAGLAPTYRLDVALSELRYPRGVRVDNVATRYEYVLTAAYTLSPATAGEPLKTGKVRVELSYDSADQPYASVIAQQDAQARAAQEAARRIHLELAAFLAGQGS from the coding sequence ATGAGCCCCCTGGCGGCGGCGCTCCGGGGGGCGGGCTTCGCCTCGGTCCTCCTGCTGGCGGGATGCGGATTCACGCCCCTCTATGCGACGCCGGACCTGGGGGCGGGGCTGGCCGCCGTGGAGGTGACCACGCCCGAGGGCCGGGCCGGGGCGCTCCTGCGGGAGCAGCTCGACGACGCCCTGGGCCGGCGGGCGGGCCTGGCGCCGACCTATCGCCTGGACGTCGCCCTGTCCGAGCTCCGCTATCCCCGCGGCGTCCGGGTCGACAATGTCGCCACCCGTTATGAGTACGTCCTGACAGCCGCCTACACCCTTAGCCCGGCGACCGCGGGCGAGCCGCTCAAGACCGGCAAGGTGCGGGTGGAGCTATCCTACGACTCCGCCGACCAGCCCTACGCCTCGGTCATCGCCCAGCAGGACGCCCAGGCCCGGGCCGCCCAGGAGGCTGCCCGCCGGATACACCTGGAGCTCGCCGCCTTCCTCGCCGGCCAGGGGTCCTGA
- the holA gene encoding DNA polymerase III subunit delta: MILSRRPDLERFLARPDPQVRAAVIYGRDMGVVRERAAQLARSVTEDPEDPFNVAVLTEGDLSGDEGRLEGELAAQSLMGGRRLVRLRLGGERAASEKLAVEALGRLLSGELNPEAFFLVEAGALGRDSALRRAAEKAEGCAVIPCYEDEAGDIARMTREALAKDGVGLNAEALALFVSRLPHERGVARREIERLALFLGPGSGVTAGPKDLETFLGVEPEASLAGAASDAFGGRLAEAQAGLRRAAQEGLSGPGAVRALGQHLGRLRRTLTLARNGAGLQEAAKASGVFWKDEREFLRQARSWSLENLDGITADVLAADRACKTARAPDALIAERLALQIAARARRLGL, from the coding sequence GTGATCCTGAGCCGCAGGCCTGATCTGGAAAGGTTCCTGGCCCGGCCGGACCCCCAGGTGCGCGCCGCCGTCATCTATGGCCGGGACATGGGCGTGGTGCGGGAGCGAGCCGCCCAGCTGGCCCGCAGCGTCACCGAGGACCCCGAGGATCCCTTCAATGTGGCGGTCCTGACCGAGGGCGACCTCTCCGGAGATGAAGGTCGCCTGGAGGGCGAGCTGGCCGCCCAGTCCCTGATGGGTGGCCGCCGGCTCGTCCGCCTGCGCCTCGGCGGCGAACGGGCGGCGAGTGAGAAGCTGGCGGTGGAAGCCCTCGGGCGGCTGCTGTCGGGCGAGCTCAATCCCGAGGCCTTCTTCCTGGTCGAGGCCGGGGCCCTGGGGCGGGACTCGGCCCTACGCAGGGCGGCCGAGAAGGCCGAGGGCTGTGCGGTCATTCCCTGCTACGAGGACGAGGCTGGCGACATCGCCCGCATGACGCGGGAGGCCCTGGCGAAGGATGGCGTCGGCCTCAACGCCGAGGCCCTGGCCCTGTTTGTCTCGCGGCTCCCCCACGAGCGCGGAGTGGCCCGCCGCGAGATCGAGCGCCTGGCCCTCTTCCTGGGCCCGGGCTCAGGAGTGACGGCGGGCCCCAAGGACCTGGAGACCTTCCTGGGAGTGGAGCCTGAGGCCTCCCTCGCCGGGGCGGCGTCGGACGCCTTTGGCGGGAGGTTGGCCGAGGCCCAGGCGGGGCTGAGGCGCGCCGCCCAGGAAGGCCTGTCCGGTCCGGGGGCCGTGCGCGCCCTGGGCCAGCATCTGGGAAGGCTACGCCGCACCCTGACCCTGGCCCGGAACGGCGCCGGACTGCAGGAGGCGGCCAAGGCCTCGGGGGTCTTCTGGAAGGACGAGCGGGAGTTCCTGCGGCAGGCGCGGTCCTGGAGCCTGGAAAACCTCGATGGGATCACTGCAGACGTCCTGGCCGCCGACCGGGCCTGCAAGACGGCGCGGGCGCCCGACGCCCTGATCGCCGAGCGCCTGGCCCTGCAGATCGCCGCCAGGGCCCGCCGGCTGGGGCTTTAG
- a CDS encoding class I SAM-dependent methyltransferase: protein MPALYDSIGAGYETLRQPDPRIGARLHSALGPARRVLNVGAGTGNYEPSDRSIVAVEPSARMIQRRPPGSAPAIQASAAALPFADGAFDAALAVLTIHHCPDPLAGLREVRRVTRGRIVILTFDPAARPWLTDYLPGLAALDEAQMPPLEVYRAALGPIRVEPLLTPHDCVDGFLYAYWRRPHAYLDPRIRSGSSSFHALKDIDAGLGRLKADLDSGDWQGRYADINGLEEYDAGYRLLVAGPRGDPPDR, encoded by the coding sequence ATGCCCGCCCTCTATGACTCCATCGGCGCCGGATACGAGACCCTCCGCCAGCCCGACCCCCGCATCGGCGCGCGCCTTCATTCCGCCCTCGGGCCGGCGCGGAGGGTGCTCAATGTCGGCGCCGGGACCGGAAACTACGAACCTTCCGACCGGTCGATCGTAGCGGTAGAGCCGTCCGCCCGGATGATCCAGCGCCGCCCGCCAGGCTCCGCCCCGGCGATCCAGGCCTCGGCGGCGGCCCTTCCCTTTGCCGACGGCGCCTTCGACGCCGCCCTGGCCGTCCTGACCATCCACCACTGCCCTGATCCCCTGGCCGGACTCAGGGAGGTGAGGCGGGTCACCCGGGGCCGCATCGTAATCCTGACCTTCGATCCCGCCGCGCGGCCCTGGCTGACCGACTACCTCCCGGGCCTGGCCGCGCTGGATGAAGCCCAGATGCCCCCGCTCGAGGTGTATCGCGCCGCCCTCGGACCCATTCGCGTCGAGCCCCTCCTGACGCCCCACGACTGCGTCGACGGGTTCCTCTACGCCTACTGGCGAAGGCCGCACGCCTATCTCGATCCTCGAATCCGTTCGGGAAGCTCGTCCTTCCATGCCTTGAAAGACATCGATGCAGGCCTGGGCCGGTTGAAGGCCGACCTGGACTCCGGGGACTGGCAAGGCCGCTACGCTGACATCAACGGGCTGGAGGAATACGACGCCGGATACCGGCTCCTGGTGGCCGGGCCCCGGGGAGACCCGCCGGATCGCTGA
- a CDS encoding ParB/RepB/Spo0J family partition protein — translation MAEKRGLGRGLSALLGEAAPPPPPPPGSVTEIPLDRIWRFEAQPRARFAPEEMEALVESIRASGVLQPILVRPHPFNQGHYELIAGERRWQASQRAGLHVIPALIRQMSDVQQLEAAIAENVQRESLTPIEEAAGYQRLIELHHRTQAEVAETMGKSRSHVANAIRLLALPAEIQGMLAEAELTAGHARALLGAPDPLSAARHVIERGLSVRDTEALVKRLQAEGGVEATSPGARTASRKDPDTLALEADLSAALGLKVEISDKAGRGEVRIHYGALEQLDEICRRLSRR, via the coding sequence ATGGCGGAGAAGCGCGGACTTGGCCGGGGTCTCTCGGCCCTTCTCGGAGAAGCGGCGCCGCCGCCACCGCCGCCGCCTGGCAGCGTGACCGAAATCCCCCTCGACAGGATCTGGCGGTTCGAGGCCCAGCCCCGCGCCCGTTTCGCCCCGGAGGAAATGGAAGCCCTGGTCGAGTCCATCCGGGCCAGCGGCGTGCTGCAGCCGATCCTGGTCAGGCCGCATCCCTTCAACCAGGGCCATTACGAACTGATCGCGGGTGAGCGCCGCTGGCAGGCCTCCCAGCGGGCCGGACTTCACGTCATCCCCGCCCTCATCCGGCAGATGAGCGACGTCCAGCAGCTCGAGGCGGCGATCGCAGAGAATGTGCAGCGGGAGTCCCTCACCCCCATCGAGGAGGCGGCGGGTTACCAGCGGCTGATCGAACTCCATCACCGCACCCAGGCAGAGGTCGCCGAGACCATGGGCAAGAGCCGCTCCCACGTGGCCAACGCCATCCGGCTTCTCGCCCTGCCGGCGGAGATCCAGGGCATGCTGGCGGAGGCCGAGCTGACCGCAGGCCACGCCCGGGCCCTGCTTGGAGCGCCGGACCCCCTTTCGGCCGCCCGGCATGTGATTGAGCGCGGGCTTTCGGTCCGTGACACCGAGGCCCTGGTGAAGCGCCTCCAGGCGGAGGGTGGCGTCGAGGCGACGTCCCCGGGCGCCCGGACGGCGTCGCGCAAGGACCCCGACACCCTCGCCCTCGAGGCCGACCTGTCCGCTGCCCTCGGCCTCAAGGTCGAGATCTCGGACAAGGCCGGTCGCGGCGAGGTCAGGATCCACTACGGGGCCCTGGAACAGCTCGACGAGATCTGCCGTCGGCTCTCCCGCCGCTAG